From Syntrophorhabdaceae bacterium:
AGAAGAGGCGAGGCAACACCCATAGAGCGTTTCGGCACGGTGAATCATATCGATAACCTTTTGTTTCAGGTGGCCGGCCATGCTGGTTCCGTTGTAGTCCATCATGGTGAGGGCCGTACCGATCATGCAATCGATCTTCCCTGATTTGCACCCGCCATGGCTCTGGCGATGAAGCGAGGAGAACTTAACAACCATATCAGATGCAAATTCCGTTTCGCCGCACATGAAGACCCTCTCCCACGGGACAAAAACGTCGTCGAAGATGAGTGTGGGACAGTATTTCGAATAGTAGACATTGCCGATATCGCAGCCATCGAGCTCCCGCATGTCAAGGGTAGATCTTCCCACCACGTGTATCAAACCTTTGGTGTCAGCGGGCACGGCGAAAGACACGGAGTAATCGGTATCAGCCTTGCCCATGGCCCGGGTGGGAAGCACGATGATTTCGTGCGAGGAAAGCGAGCCGGTTTGATGTGATTTGGCCCCGCGCACGACGATTCCATCGTTTCGCTTTTCAACTACACGGAGAAACATGTCTTTATCCACCTGCTCGTTCGGATTGAGCGAACGATCACCCTTCACATCGGTGACGCCGGCATTGCCGGTCAGGTCATTTTTCTGCATGTGTTTAAGAAATTCCAGGAAATTTTTATTGTAATTGGTTCCGTACTTCTGATCGATATCGTAGGTCACAATAGCGAGACTGGACAAGCAGTCCAGGCCCGTACACCGCTGATGGCATGTGCCCACATAGTTAGCAACCTTCCGGTTGACCTTCACCCGTGCCACCAGGTCTTCAATACTCGCCGGCGGCAGGGTAAATCGGCTCACCGGTTCGTTAATGAGAGGACTCATGGTGACCATGAGATCACGGTTCTCAGGCATATTGGCCAGTTCATATGTCGCCGCCGTGGCCTCAATGCCGGCCCGAATACGTGGATTGTCCACCACGCTTTCGATCCGTTTCCCGAACATGTATGCGGTGGGCTTGAGCGCCCTGATCGACTCGATATATTCTTCTTTTGTTTTGACACCCATCCTGAACCTCCTTACCGTAAGATAAATTTTGCGTGAGTTTAGAACTCGGTCCGTTCCTGTTCCGCCAGCATTTTCCTGATGCTCGACATGACCTGCACCTTTACATTCGTCAGGTGGTTCTTGAGCACCGTCCTTGCCCTTTCAAGACTGCGCAGCGCCACGGCATCATATATCTCCTGATGCGCCTGATCGGTCGATTTTAATGAAGCCATAGGGAAGTAGTTGCCTCCGTACTTGAGAAACAACATATCAAATACGTTTTGTAACAGGCGTACCTGGGTCCCCTTCCCCGATAACGAGGCAAGGGTCATGTGAAACTCCCTGTTTTTGAAGAGCCGTTCTTTCAGGTAAAACTCTCTTTCGGCCGAAAGATGGGCCTCAAGCGCGAGTTTAAGTTCCCCGAGACCTTTCTTGTCGATACGCTGGATCGTGGCAGCGATGAGCGACGGCTCAACAAGCTCCCTCAGTTCGTAGAGTTCTTCAATCTCCTTGATACTGAATGGCGCCATGGAATAGCCCCGGTTCGGCTCGTGCTGGACGAACCCCTGGAGTTCAAGCCATTTAAGGGCCTGAATAATCGGGGTCGGACTCAGCTCAAGCTTCTCAGCAAGGTCCCTGTATGCGATTCTTTGGCCGGGCACCAGTTCCTTGTTGTAAAGCATGTGGCGAATCTTGTGATAGGCAATCTGGCTGGAGTCTTCCTTCTGCTTTGTTGTTTTTGAGGTTTTTCGCTCTGTCATGGAATCAGTCTACATCAATTAAATCACAAATGCAATTTATTTTTTTAATTATCATAAACTATTTTGGCGGGCGCTTCGGCGTACCTCGGTCGCCGTGCTTCACTCCCTGAGAGCCATGCGTAGATCATCGCCTAATACTTCCGCACTTATGATCTGTACGGCCTCTTATATC
This genomic window contains:
- a CDS encoding 4-hydroxyphenylacetate 3-hydroxylase N-terminal domain-containing protein, producing MGVKTKEEYIESIRALKPTAYMFGKRIESVVDNPRIRAGIEATAATYELANMPENRDLMVTMSPLINEPVSRFTLPPASIEDLVARVKVNRKVANYVGTCHQRCTGLDCLSSLAIVTYDIDQKYGTNYNKNFLEFLKHMQKNDLTGNAGVTDVKGDRSLNPNEQVDKDMFLRVVEKRNDGIVVRGAKSHQTGSLSSHEIIVLPTRAMGKADTDYSVSFAVPADTKGLIHVVGRSTLDMRELDGCDIGNVYYSKYCPTLIFDDVFVPWERVFMCGETEFASDMVVKFSSLHRQSHGGCKSGKIDCMIGTALTMMDYNGTSMAGHLKQKVIDMIHRAETLYGCCLASSYEGKKQPSGTYFIDTVLANASKLHEGKEMAEATRLMVDACGGYVADLPSDRDFENPEVGDLLKKYLKGVDSVPVESRVKM
- a CDS encoding GntR family transcriptional regulator, which translates into the protein MTERKTSKTTKQKEDSSQIAYHKIRHMLYNKELVPGQRIAYRDLAEKLELSPTPIIQALKWLELQGFVQHEPNRGYSMAPFSIKEIEELYELRELVEPSLIAATIQRIDKKGLGELKLALEAHLSAEREFYLKERLFKNREFHMTLASLSGKGTQVRLLQNVFDMLFLKYGGNYFPMASLKSTDQAHQEIYDAVALRSLERARTVLKNHLTNVKVQVMSSIRKMLAEQERTEF